CTTTGGCCATTCCAACGATATTCAATTGATCGGCATTTTTGATAACCGGCACAATAAGGTTCCCGTTTGGCAAGGCTGCTGCCATACCCAGGTTAATATTTTTCTTTTTGATAATATAATCGCCATCCACAGAAATATTCATTCCCGGGAAATCTTTTAATGCTTTAGCCACGGCTTCCATGAAAATAGGTGTAAAAGTCAGTTTTTCACCTTCTCTTTTTTCAAAAGCATTTTTCACTTTATCGCGCCATTTCACAATATTCGTCACATCCACCTCAATGAAAGACTGAACGTGTGCGGAAGTCTGTACAGAGGCCACCATATAGCCCGAGATCAGTTTACGCATTCTGTCCATCTCGATGATTTCGTCACCTCCATTTACAGAAACAGGTGCTGCTTTTGGAGCCTCAGCAGCTTTAACCGGTGCTGCACTGGCCTGTGCTTGAGCAACAGCGGGTACCACAGCTGGCTGGCTACTTCTATTTTTAATATAATTCAGGATATCATCTTTGGTTACTCTGCCTTCTTTACCGGATCCGTTCATAGATTCCAGTTCGGCTACAGAAATGCCTTCTTCTTTTGCAATATTTTTTACCAAAGGAGAGAAGAATTTTTCGGAATTGGAAAAATCCTGTGCTACTGTTTCTTTCGCTGCAGTAATTGTATTTTCAACCGCTTGTATGTTATTTGTCGTTGTTGTTGTTTCCGTAGCAGGAGCTTCTACTACCACACCACCGGATATTTCGATAATAGCAATAGTTTGTCCAACCTGTACCAGGTCATCTTTCTGAAAAAGTTTTTCAACAAGTACTCCGCTTACTTCAGAAGGCACTTCTGAATCTACTTTATCTGTTGCTATTTCCAGTACCGCTTCATCTGCTTCAATCGTATCTCCAACTTCTTTCAACCAATTGGTAATTGTTGCTTCTGCAACGCTTTCACCCATTTTGGGTAATTTCAATTCAAATCTTGCCATATCGTTAGCCTAAAGGTGGTTTTTTAATTTCTGCTTGCGAAATTAATGAATATTTCGAATTAAAATTTAATTTAATGTAATTTTTATGTCCGATTTAGCATCAATTTTTCTCATGGCCCAATGACCACTACTTCGCCTCTGTCATTACTGCTGTTACTTCCGATTATAAATGCGGAATGTTGTGGCAGGATTTTAAATGTGGCAGCCGGATTTTGGGAGTTTTCGAGCACCTTAATAATACTTCGGAAAGACATACCATTGTTATCGAGGATAATCTCTACCGGCCCCATTCCGTAGCCCTGATGCGAAAATACGTTATTTTCTATTTTTGAAGAATCCAAAGCCACATTTTTTTGCAAAATACTTTCGAGTTTTGCTTTTAAAATACCATTTTCCGATCGTAGTACATAGCGATCCGGAACTCTTTTGGGACGGGGTTTCCCCTGAAACCTTTTAATAGCAGAAAAGAATACAATCCCCATACTCATAAAAAAGGAAAAAACAGGCGCTACTTTAAAATGCTTGGCATAGAAAAAATTCATCGCTTCCTGAAATCGCTTCATATAGGTACTATCCTTTACAGTACTCTCTCCTTTATAATGGATTACAGTAGTCTCCGGATAATAATAATTGGATTTTCCGGCCATCAAAGCGCAATAGGACAAATCAATATCATCGGAATACATAAAGCATTTTTCATCAAATCCACCCAATTGCAGATACAAATCCCGTTGCAGCACCATAAAAGCGCCCACCAGGATTTCGACTTTGCCTGCCTGATCTTTATCCAGGTGCCCGGCATAATACCGCCCCAGTATTTTTGATTTGGGAAAAAACCGGTACCATCCCATGATTTTAGTAAAAGCCACCCAAGGTGTGGGAATACCTCTTTTGGATTCCGGCAGAAAATTACCGGTCCCATCAATCAATTTTACCCCAACAATACCTAAGTCGGTTGTATTACGGGCAAAAGCAAGCACTTTTTCAAAAGTATCTTCTGCCACTACAGTATCAGGATTAAGGATACAAACATACTCTCCTTTTGCAATCGCAACACCTATATTATTGCCTTTCGGAAATCCGGCATTCTCTGTGTTTTCGATTAAAGTAACCTCCGGAAATCGCGCTTTCATCATAGCACAACTGCCATCAGCAGAATTATTATCCACCACAATAATTTCGGCATCAAGGTTTTTAATGGCCTCCTGGACACTCAAAACACACTGCTCCAGAAAATAGCGCACATTATAATTAAGGATGATTACGGATAACTGCATGGGACAAATATAATTTGAAATTTGTTTTTGTCACTAACATCAATATTAATGATCTAAACATTTTCCAACAAATTTCAAAGTTAAACTAAGATTCAAAAAAAATCATAACACTTGTCTATACGAAATGAAAAAAAAAAAATCATAAAACTTAAAAATTCTGATCTTAAAATCCAAATATGGAGCCTTTAATTAAAATCGTTCATCAACTCGAAATCATTAAAAGAGACTCGCAATATTATTTTATATTATAATTATCTACTACTTTATTATCATTATCGATATAGATAATTTTATTATGCAGTGTATCAGAGCCATCCATCTGGATTGCTTGAACCTTCCAAAACTTTTCACCAGTAGACTTATTTGCTTTTTCTAAAATTTCCATCTGTTTTTTTTGTACGGCAGTAATTTCATCAAACGTGCCGATTTTGCTAATGCGATGGAAGTTTTCAGCATATTTCTTTTCAATCATTAAGTAAATATCTTTGTCGTTGAATTCTTTTACCGTAAACGTGTACGGTTCGATTTCGAAATCCTTATATCCCATATTTTTCATCTCAGCTTTAGCTATTTTTACCTGTTCAGATTCAGATTGACAAGATACTATTGATATAACTGACATAGATAGTAGTAATATTTTTTTCATACTTTAAAAATTAAATTAACACCATTGTCTTTAAATGATTTGTGCAATTATATGATATTTAATTTAATAAAAATTACGTTTAAACTTAAATAAAAAAATTATTACCAACAATCTGTTTTTGTTCAAAAACGAATTATAATGCGGTTCTAACAATTCCTGATTCATTCCAAAAAAACTAATAAATAAATTATAGTACGACAACTATACTAAATAAATCACCATTTATAACCTCAATCAATTACAGCAAAACCATGTAAAATTCCTTCTTCTTAAAGCACAACTATCACAGTATAAAAGAAGGATTACGGCTGATTTTTATCGTCCAAACAAACAGGACAGTACCACGGAAGCTTCAAGTTAAAAACAAATACCTTACTTTTGCAAAAATTTTGTATTGTGAATTACTTATCAGTTGAGAATATTTCGAAATCCTTTGGGGAGCGCACGCTTTTTAAAGACATTTCTTTTGGGATTAATAAAGACCAGAAAATTGCTTTTATCGCCAAAAACGGTTCAGGTAAAACCTCCATTATGAAAATCATCAATGGTGAGGACGAATCGGACACTGGACAAGTGGTTTTGCGTAAAGACATCAAAATGGCTTTCTTATCCCAGGATAATAAACTCCAGGATGACCTGACGATCGAAGAAAGCATTTTTGCTTCTGACAATCCTATCCTGAAAGTCATCCACGAATATGAAACGGCACTGGAAAATCCCAATGATGAAGAAGCGTATCAAAAAGCCTTTGACAAAATGGACCAGCACAATGCCTGGGATTTTGAAACACAATACAAACAGATTCTGTTCAAACTCAAACTGGAAGACTTTAAGCTAAAAGTAAAAAGCCTATCCGGGGGACAGAAAAAACGATTATCGCTGGCGATCATCCTGATCAGCCGTCCGGATTTGTTAATTCTGGATGAGCCTACCAACCACCTGGATCTTGAAATGATCGAATGGCTGGAAAGTTATTTCGCCAAAGAAAACATCACCCTGTTCATGGTAACGCACGACCGGTTCTTCCTGGAACGCGTTTGTAACGAGATCATCGAACTGGATAATGGAAAATTATATCAGTATAAAGGAAATTATTCTTATTACTTAGAGAAAAAAGAAGAACGTATTGCTTCTGAAAATTCCAGTGTTGACAAAGCACAGAATCTTTTTAAGAAAGAACTGGAATGGATGCGCCGCCAGCCAAAAGCGCGAACCACAAAATCCAAATCGAGACAGGATGATTTCTATGTGATCAAAGAAAAAGCTGAAAGCCGCCGTAAGGAGAATAAAGTCGAGCTTGAAATCAACATGGAACGTATGGGTAGTAAAATCATTGAACTCCATAAAGTATCCAAGAAGTTCAACGACCATGTTATTCTGGATAACTTCTCTTTTGACTTCCAACGTGGGGAACGCATTGGTATTATTGGAAAAAATGGAACTGGAAAATCAACTTTCCTGAATTTACTCACCGGAACCTTACCCCTGGACAGTGGGAAAGTAGTAGTGGGGGAAACCATTAAAATTGGGTATTATACCCAAAGCGGTATCAATCCAAAACCAGCACAACGTGTTATCGATGTTATTAAAGAATATGGTGAATACATTCCTTTAACCAAAGGAAAGATCATCTCTGCTTCCCAATTGCTGGAACGTTTTCTATTTGACAGCAAGAAACAGTATGATTTTGTCGAGAAATTAAGTGGTGGTGAATTGAAACGTTTGTACCTCTGTACAGTTTTGATCCAAAACCCAAACTTCCTGATCCTCGATGAGCCTACAAACGACCTTGACATTGTAACACTAAATGTACTGGAGAGCTTCCTTTTGGATTATCCAGGCTGCTTATTGGTAGTCTCGCATGACCGTTATTTCATGGATAAGATTGTCGATTTACTGTTTGTGTTCCGTGGAAATGGCGTTATTGAAAATTTCCCTGGCAATTATTCTGATTTCCGCGCCTATGAAGATAGTGCCGATGTACAACAGAAAGAAGAAAACAAAGCCGAGAAAAAAGCCTGGAAACAAAACAACCCCACAGGTAACCTGACTTTCAACGAACAGAAAGAATTTCAGAAAATAGAAAAAGAGATCAAAGAACTCGAAGCACAAAAGACAACCATTGAACAGTTATTTGCCGATGGAAAAGTTCCCGATACCGATATCCAGAAAAAAGCCGATGAACTCCAGATGCTCATCTCCAAAATGGAGGAAAAAGAAGAGCGCTGGTTTGAACTGAGTGCCAAAATGGAAGAATAAATATGATCGAAGTCCTCAAAAGACTTCGATTTTTTTTACTTTTAATTCAAATTAAAAAAAATGCCAATCTCCCAGGATATAAAAGTAGCCGTAGACGCTATTGTTTTCGGTTATGAAAAAAATGAGCTTTTCGTATTATTAGTACGACAGAAATTAGGTGTTTTAAAAAATACCTGGTGTCTTCCCGGTGGTTTCGTTTTAAATGAAGAAACATTAACCGAAGCAGTAACACGGGAACTTCATGAAGAAACCGGTATTACGGTAAACTATATGGAACAGCTTTATACTTTTGGAGACGATATTAACCGGGATCAACGCTTTAGGGTGATTTCAGTAGCCTATTTTGCCCTGATTGAACCTTCAAAAATGATCCTGACTACCCAAACTGCTACGGATGCAGAATCAGCCCAATGGTTCCCTATCCACGAACTGCCTGAGCTGGGTTTCGATCATAAAAAAATCATCCATACTGCTTTTGAAAGATTGCAAAGCAAATTAACCTACCAGCCTATTGGATTTGACCTGCTGGATGATGAATTTTTATTTTCAGATTTGGAAAACCTATATGCGACCATACTTGAAAAACCATTAGACCGCCGCAATTTCAGGAAAAAGATTTTAAGCTTCGGAATCATTGATGAAACCAATAAGATCGCCCCTTCCAAAAGCGGTCGCCCGGCTCGTTTTTTCAGATTCAATAAACAAAAATACCTCGACCTTTCCACAGCAGGTTTCTTCTTCGAAATTAAATTTGCGTAAATTATACACAAATAACTTGTGTGTAAAATTCTTTTCGATTAACTTTGCGTAATAATAACACAAATACATATTATTATGGTACTCAATTTAGATAACAGCTTCAATCCCTTTCCTACACAAAATACTATTGCATTCCAATCCTTCACTTTTTCAGGTGGTGAGCCACACATTAAAATCGATCCTGATTTTAATACTGCGGAAACCGTGACCATCACCCATCGTTTAAATTCTTTTGATGCAATTGGCATGGTTTGCCTTGCGGTTGACGCACTCAGGAGAATGGGTGTACAATCAATTGAAGGTTTTTTTCCCTATTTTCCAGCTGCACGCCAGGATCGTGTTATGATTGCGGGAGAACCACTTTCTGTAAAAGTCAATGCTACAATCATAAATGCACTCCAATTAAACAAAATTACCATTTTCGATTCCCATTCCGAAGTGGCTCCTGCATTACTTAATAACTGCGAAGCCTTGACGAATCACATTTTTATACAAAAGGTATTGAAAGAAATTGGCCAGAATACTTTATTAGTCGCTCCCGATGGTGGAGCGTTAAAGAAAATTTATAAAGTATCTCAATTTTTAGGCGGAAAAGAAGTTATAGAATGCAGTAAAAAAAGAGATGTAAAATCTGGAAAATTATCTGGCTTCAAAGTATACTCCGACGATTTAAAAGGACAAAATTGCCTGATCGTAGATGATATTTGTGATGGTGGCGGCACCTTTTTAGGCCTTGCCGAAGAATTGATAAAAAATAATGCAGGCAAACTATATTTAGCCATTAGTCACGGTATTTTCAATAAAGGTTTTGATACCCTGAATGCTGTATTTGCAAAAATATATACGACTAACTCTTTCCAAGATATCAAAGAGCCGAATGTTATACAAATGGATATTAAAGACCTGATGTAACAAACAAAATATTCCTCGATTATTAAAACATAGCACTAAAGTATATTTCCTAAATCCCATTATTATGAATCCTTTATTATTAACCGACGGCTACAAAGTAGATCACAGAAGACAATACCCAGACCATACCACTTTAGTATATTCGAACTGGACTCCCCGAAAAAGCAGAAATAAAGACATTGATGCTGTTGTATTTTTGGGACTGCAATATTTCATAAAAAAATACATCTTACACGATTTTGAGCATTATTTCTTTCAACAGCCAAAAGCAACAGTTGTAAAAAAATATGCCCGGAGAATTAATAATTTCCTCGGAGAAAATCAGGTTGGCACAAAACATATTGAAGACCTTCATGACCTGGGTTATATCCCTATGACCATAAAAGCGCTTCCCGAAGGCACAGCAGTTCCTATGCGGGTTCCCATGTTTACACTTTACAACACCAAACCGGAGTTTTTCTGGCTTACAAATTATTTTGAAACGTTGCTTTCTACCGTAATCTGGATGCCATGCACTTCTGCAACATTAGCCAAACAATACCGTAACATCCTGGATCGTTATGCTTCCGAAACTTCTTCTGTTCCTGAATTTGTAAACTGGCAGGGACATGACTTCTCGATGCGGGGAATGTCAGGAATTGAAGCTGCTACACTATCAGCAGCTGGCCACCTCTTAAGCTTTACAGGAACTGATACCATACCGGCAATTGATTTCTTTGAAGATTATTATAATGCGGATTCCGATATGGAACTCATTGGAGGATCAGTGGCGGCTACTGAACATTCTGTAATGTGTATGGGAACGAATACTGGTGAACTTGAGACTTTTAAAAGACTCATTACAACAGTATATCCAAAGGGTATCATTTCCATTGTATCCGATACCTGGGACTTATGGAAAGTACTCACTGATTATTTACCCCGATTAAAAAATGAAATCATAGGTCGTGAGGGCAAAGTAGTAATCCGTCCCGATAGTGGTGATCCGGTAGCCATAATTTGCGGAAATCCCGAAGGAAAAACAGTCGAGGAACAAAAAGGCGTAATCGAATTGTTATGGGATACTTTTGGCGGTATGACCAACGACAAGGGATATAAAGAATTGATTCCCCAAATAGGTGCTATTTACGGTGACAGCATCAATCTTGAAAGAGCAGAAGAAATCTGCAGCCGCCTGCAACAAAAAGGATTTGCTTCCACCAATGTCGTGCTCGGAATAGGCTCTTATACTTATCAATATAACACACGCGATACTTTCGGCTTTGCAATGAAAGCAACCTATGGCGAAGTCAATGGTGAAGGAAGAGCGATTTTCAAAAACCCAATCACTGATGATGGTACCAAAAAATCTGCTAAAGGACTATTGCAAATCTATAAAGATAACGAAGGGAAGTTACAATTAAAAGATGACTGTACCTGGGAAGAGGAGAAATCAGGAGAATTAAAAGTCGTTTTTTCTGACGGTAAGTTACTAATAGACGACAACCTGGCCGCCATACGAGAACGTATGTCATTATAACCTTTCCGATGCTACATCTTTTAAAATCGTATCTCAAATTCCTTTGGAACTCCAAAAACGCACACGGATTGCATTCGCCTTTCGTGTACCGATTGGTGAGCCGTTGTTTTTATGACACTACGGCTTATCCGGAATACAATCTGTTAAAACAATACCGCAAAGGACTTCAGGAGAATACTGAAGTCCTGGAGGTAACCGATTTTGGGGCCGGATCCCGGGTTTTTATCAGCAACCGCCGAACTGTCCAACAAATTGCAACTAATGCAGGTATTTCGACTAAAGATGGAGAACTCCTTTTCCGTCTTAGCCGCTATTTTGAACCTCAAAGTATTTTAGAAATCGGAACTTCATTGGGCTTAGCCACTGCCGCTTTAGCTACAGGGAGTCCAAAAGCTACTATTACTTCGCTCGAAGGTTGTTCGGCTACCGCACAAAAAACAAGGGCAGAATTGGCTAAATATGATTTCAGAAATGTTTCGGTCCATACCACAGAGTTTAGTGCTTATTTTAATACACTACCAAAAACAATTTCTTATGATTTCGTTTATTTTGATGGCAATCACCAAAAGCAAGCCACATTAGCCTATTTTGAGCAGCTTCTCCCAACAGCAACCAACGATACAGTTTGGATTTTTGACGACATTCATTGGTCTGCAGGTATGGAAGAAGCCTGGGAAATCCTAAAAAAACACCCCAAAGTAAGTGTCACGATAGATACCTTTCAGTGGGGGATTGTTTTTTTTCGTCGGGAACAGGAAAAGCAGCATTTTGTGATTCGCGCATCTTCCTCAAAATTCCTGAATGCTTTTTTAGGGATCCGTAAACTCTGGGGGCTGCTCGATTAATTGGTACGCAATGCTTTTATCAGTTCACTTTTAGTCATTTTGGAACGACCCACTTTTTTAGCTTCATCGTAAATTTGTACCTTGGTCTGGTCTTCGTATGCTTTAGCCTTTCCTCCTCTTTTTTCGGCTCCGGGACTATTGGAAATCCGGGCTGATTTTTCCTTACTATATCCCTTATCCCGTAAGGCTTCATATTGGTCCTTATTTTTAACCTGCGAACCTGGGCTTTTCTTTGGCATAATCATTCATTTAAAGATTAAACATACTATTAAAGTTAGCCAACAATTGGAAACAAGCACGTTAACCTTCCGTTAAACTCAGCAATAGCCATAAAAAAAGGCAGCCCTTAGGCCGCCTTTTAAAAAACTAATTTAAAAAATTATTCTTTAGCTTTTGCATTCTCATCTGCTTTAGCAGTCATACGCTCCCATTTGAATTTTGGAGCAAATTCTAATTTCAACTTAGCGATTTGTAAATTATCCTTAGAAGTAAGTCCTTCTTTTTCTACTTTATTTTTATGAGCATCCAAAGCTTCATACCAGGTTTTGATTTTATCAAAATCTTCTCTTGAGTAGGAATCTTTATTTTTATTGAATGTATCTACAAAATTCTGATATACACTCAGGATGTTATCTTTATTTACCCAATTAAAGTTCATATCTTCTCCAAGTTTACCACCAAAAAAAGTATCTCTTAAACCGTTTCCTGTAGCAGCAGTAGTTGTTTCAGCTTTTGCTTTTTGTTCTGCAGCTACCTGAGCTTCATATTTCGCTTTTAATTCTGCATATTTGGCTTTACTGGCATGCAGTCTTTCCTGAGCTTTGGTTTTATCTTTGAAATTCTCAAGAGCTGCTTCTGCTTCTGCTGTTCTGGCTTCATACCCTGCTTCTACAGCAGCCCAGTTGGCTTTGGCATCCACTTCTGCAACTTTACCTACAGAATCCACATATTTCTCATAAGAATCTACTGTTTTCTCTGCTTTCATTTCTGTTTCGTTCTTACATGAGGTGAACCCCATTGCAATAACTGCAAGTCCTAGTACTACATTTTTTGTTTTCATAATGTTTGGTTTTAGTTAAAAATTATTAGTCTAAATTTACAAAAACGATTATGACATAACGATACAAATACTACATTATTAAGAATAATTTAATATTTTGGCAATCTATTTCCTGTCAAAAGAATTGGCTTTATACGCACAGATGCTGGATCTCTTCGTATTTATTATAATGAAATGCACAACAGCCATATCTAAAAAAATCATTACTTTTAAGCCTCAAAACAACGGTATGTCAGATTCATTAATAAAAATCACGAACATAAAGCGCGATTTCGTCCTCGGAACAGAGATCATCCATGTGCTTAAAGGCATTGATATAGAAATTAAAAAAGGGGAATATGTGGCACTGATGGGACCATCCGGTTCCGGAAAATCTACACTGATGAACCTGCTGGGTTGCTTGGATACGCCCACCTCCGGAAATTATATCCTGAATGGAAAAGATGTCAGCCAGATGAAAGATGATGAACTAGCGGAAATCCGGAATAAGGAAATTGGATTCGTCTTCCAGACGTTCAACCTTTTGCCACGGACAACAGCATTGGCCAATGTGGCACTACCGATGGTCTATGCCGGCTATTCCAAAACCGAACGCAACAAACGTGCTGCAGAAGTACTGAAACAGGTAGGGCTTGAAGACCGTATGGATCATGAGCCGAACCAGCTATCGGGAGGACAACGCCAGCGGGTTGCCGTAGCCAGAGCCCTGGTAAACCACCCTTCAATTATACTGGCAGATGAACCTACAGGAAATCTGGACAGTAAAACTTCGGTTGAAATTATGAATCTTTTTGACGAAATCCATTCCAATGGCAATACTGTCATCCTGGTCACTCACGAAGAAGACATTGCCGAATACGCTCACCGTATCATACGATTGCGCGATGGAATCATCGAAAGTGACAAACCCAATCGGTAATCTATAAGTACAAATAAAAACATCAAATGAAAGTATATACCAAAACAGGAGACAAAGGTACCACCGCATTATTTGGAGGAGACCGAGTGCCAAAACACCATATCCGTATTGAAAGCTACGGTACTGTAGATGAGTTGAATTCCCATATCGGGCTCATTCGCGACCAGGAAATCAATTCGCATTATAAAGAAATCCTGATTGAAATTCAGGATCGGCTGTTTACTGTCGGTGCCATTTTGGCTACACCACCCGAAAAAGAAACCCTGAAAAACGGAAAACCACGACTTAATATTCCCAAAATAATTGAAGGCGACATTCAATTACTTGAAAATGAAATTGATGCTATGGAAAGCCAATTACCACAAATGACTCATTTTGTACTCCCTGGCGGCCATACTACTGTGTCATATTGTCACATTGCCCGATGTGTTTGTCGTCGTGCAGAGCGTCTTTCAGTCCATTTGAACGAGCTTGAACCTACTGATGCGTATGTTATAAAGTACCTAAACCGACTTTCTGACTACCTTTTTGTGTTGGCACGAAAGTTGTCCTCAGACCTAAAAGCGGAGGAAGTAAAATGGATTCCGCAAAAGCAATAATTACTGCTTAAACCGAGCTTTTGGAGTTTTAATAGGAACTATTATCGTTCGAAAGCAAAAATTATAAACTACGTTCTTAAATTTATTTAAAATAAATCGAATTTTACTTGACTATATCAGTAGAAAATTTATTTTTGCATAAAATATTAAAATCGATATCAGATGTATTGGACTTTAGAATTAGCATCCTAC
The Flavobacterium kingsejongi genome window above contains:
- a CDS encoding dihydrolipoamide acetyltransferase family protein, whose amino-acid sequence is MARFELKLPKMGESVAEATITNWLKEVGDTIEADEAVLEIATDKVDSEVPSEVSGVLVEKLFQKDDLVQVGQTIAIIEISGGVVVEAPATETTTTTNNIQAVENTITAAKETVAQDFSNSEKFFSPLVKNIAKEEGISVAELESMNGSGKEGRVTKDDILNYIKNRSSQPAVVPAVAQAQASAAPVKAAEAPKAAPVSVNGGDEIIEMDRMRKLISGYMVASVQTSAHVQSFIEVDVTNIVKWRDKVKNAFEKREGEKLTFTPIFMEAVAKALKDFPGMNISVDGDYIIKKKNINLGMAAALPNGNLIVPVIKNADQLNIVGMAKAVNDLGNRAKAGKLKPDDTQGGTYTVTNVGTFGSVFGTPIINQPQVGILALGAIRKVPAVIETPEGDFIGIRQKMFLSHSYDHRVVDGALGGSFVKRVAEYLEAFDVNRDY
- a CDS encoding ABC transporter ATP-binding protein, with protein sequence MSDSLIKITNIKRDFVLGTEIIHVLKGIDIEIKKGEYVALMGPSGSGKSTLMNLLGCLDTPTSGNYILNGKDVSQMKDDELAEIRNKEIGFVFQTFNLLPRTTALANVALPMVYAGYSKTERNKRAAEVLKQVGLEDRMDHEPNQLSGGQRQRVAVARALVNHPSIILADEPTGNLDSKTSVEIMNLFDEIHSNGNTVILVTHEEDIAEYAHRIIRLRDGIIESDKPNR
- a CDS encoding ABC-F family ATP-binding cassette domain-containing protein, encoding MNYLSVENISKSFGERTLFKDISFGINKDQKIAFIAKNGSGKTSIMKIINGEDESDTGQVVLRKDIKMAFLSQDNKLQDDLTIEESIFASDNPILKVIHEYETALENPNDEEAYQKAFDKMDQHNAWDFETQYKQILFKLKLEDFKLKVKSLSGGQKKRLSLAIILISRPDLLILDEPTNHLDLEMIEWLESYFAKENITLFMVTHDRFFLERVCNEIIELDNGKLYQYKGNYSYYLEKKEERIASENSSVDKAQNLFKKELEWMRRQPKARTTKSKSRQDDFYVIKEKAESRRKENKVELEINMERMGSKIIELHKVSKKFNDHVILDNFSFDFQRGERIGIIGKNGTGKSTFLNLLTGTLPLDSGKVVVGETIKIGYYTQSGINPKPAQRVIDVIKEYGEYIPLTKGKIISASQLLERFLFDSKKQYDFVEKLSGGELKRLYLCTVLIQNPNFLILDEPTNDLDIVTLNVLESFLLDYPGCLLVVSHDRYFMDKIVDLLFVFRGNGVIENFPGNYSDFRAYEDSADVQQKEENKAEKKAWKQNNPTGNLTFNEQKEFQKIEKEIKELEAQKTTIEQLFADGKVPDTDIQKKADELQMLISKMEEKEERWFELSAKMEE
- a CDS encoding NUDIX hydrolase, coding for MPISQDIKVAVDAIVFGYEKNELFVLLVRQKLGVLKNTWCLPGGFVLNEETLTEAVTRELHEETGITVNYMEQLYTFGDDINRDQRFRVISVAYFALIEPSKMILTTQTATDAESAQWFPIHELPELGFDHKKIIHTAFERLQSKLTYQPIGFDLLDDEFLFSDLENLYATILEKPLDRRNFRKKILSFGIIDETNKIAPSKSGRPARFFRFNKQKYLDLSTAGFFFEIKFA
- a CDS encoding glycosyltransferase family 2 protein, which translates into the protein MQLSVIILNYNVRYFLEQCVLSVQEAIKNLDAEIIVVDNNSADGSCAMMKARFPEVTLIENTENAGFPKGNNIGVAIAKGEYVCILNPDTVVAEDTFEKVLAFARNTTDLGIVGVKLIDGTGNFLPESKRGIPTPWVAFTKIMGWYRFFPKSKILGRYYAGHLDKDQAGKVEILVGAFMVLQRDLYLQLGGFDEKCFMYSDDIDLSYCALMAGKSNYYYPETTVIHYKGESTVKDSTYMKRFQEAMNFFYAKHFKVAPVFSFFMSMGIVFFSAIKRFQGKPRPKRVPDRYVLRSENGILKAKLESILQKNVALDSSKIENNVFSHQGYGMGPVEIILDNNGMSFRSIIKVLENSQNPAATFKILPQHSAFIIGSNSSNDRGEVVVIGP
- a CDS encoding DUF7218 family protein, which encodes MPKKSPGSQVKNKDQYEALRDKGYSKEKSARISNSPGAEKRGGKAKAYEDQTKVQIYDEAKKVGRSKMTKSELIKALRTN
- the prs gene encoding ribose-phosphate diphosphokinase; amino-acid sequence: MVLNLDNSFNPFPTQNTIAFQSFTFSGGEPHIKIDPDFNTAETVTITHRLNSFDAIGMVCLAVDALRRMGVQSIEGFFPYFPAARQDRVMIAGEPLSVKVNATIINALQLNKITIFDSHSEVAPALLNNCEALTNHIFIQKVLKEIGQNTLLVAPDGGALKKIYKVSQFLGGKEVIECSKKRDVKSGKLSGFKVYSDDLKGQNCLIVDDICDGGGTFLGLAEELIKNNAGKLYLAISHGIFNKGFDTLNAVFAKIYTTNSFQDIKEPNVIQMDIKDLM
- a CDS encoding O-methyltransferase, with translation MLHLLKSYLKFLWNSKNAHGLHSPFVYRLVSRCFYDTTAYPEYNLLKQYRKGLQENTEVLEVTDFGAGSRVFISNRRTVQQIATNAGISTKDGELLFRLSRYFEPQSILEIGTSLGLATAALATGSPKATITSLEGCSATAQKTRAELAKYDFRNVSVHTTEFSAYFNTLPKTISYDFVYFDGNHQKQATLAYFEQLLPTATNDTVWIFDDIHWSAGMEEAWEILKKHPKVSVTIDTFQWGIVFFRREQEKQHFVIRASSSKFLNAFLGIRKLWGLLD
- a CDS encoding cob(I)yrinic acid a,c-diamide adenosyltransferase, yielding MKVYTKTGDKGTTALFGGDRVPKHHIRIESYGTVDELNSHIGLIRDQEINSHYKEILIEIQDRLFTVGAILATPPEKETLKNGKPRLNIPKIIEGDIQLLENEIDAMESQLPQMTHFVLPGGHTTVSYCHIARCVCRRAERLSVHLNELEPTDAYVIKYLNRLSDYLFVLARKLSSDLKAEEVKWIPQKQ
- a CDS encoding nicotinate phosphoribosyltransferase, translating into MNPLLLTDGYKVDHRRQYPDHTTLVYSNWTPRKSRNKDIDAVVFLGLQYFIKKYILHDFEHYFFQQPKATVVKKYARRINNFLGENQVGTKHIEDLHDLGYIPMTIKALPEGTAVPMRVPMFTLYNTKPEFFWLTNYFETLLSTVIWMPCTSATLAKQYRNILDRYASETSSVPEFVNWQGHDFSMRGMSGIEAATLSAAGHLLSFTGTDTIPAIDFFEDYYNADSDMELIGGSVAATEHSVMCMGTNTGELETFKRLITTVYPKGIISIVSDTWDLWKVLTDYLPRLKNEIIGREGKVVIRPDSGDPVAIICGNPEGKTVEEQKGVIELLWDTFGGMTNDKGYKELIPQIGAIYGDSINLERAEEICSRLQQKGFASTNVVLGIGSYTYQYNTRDTFGFAMKATYGEVNGEGRAIFKNPITDDGTKKSAKGLLQIYKDNEGKLQLKDDCTWEEEKSGELKVVFSDGKLLIDDNLAAIRERMSL